A genome region from Kaistia algarum includes the following:
- a CDS encoding DEAD/DEAH box helicase, translating into MTFSTLGLSPKVLAAVEASGYTVPTPIQAEAIPHVLQRRDVLGIAQTGTGKTAGFVLPMITLLEQGRARARMPRTLILEPTRELAAQVEENFNKYGQNHKLNVALLIGGVSFGDQEKKLDRGVDVLIATPGRLLDHCERGKLLTSGVEILVIDEADRMLDMGFIPDIERIVKLLPFTRQTLFFSATMPPEIQHLADLFLSNPVRIEVAKPATTAKTVTQLFVHTGRESADKRVVLRELIRGATDLKNAIIFCNRKREVAVLARSLEKHGFSVGALHGDMDQRARMATLDAFKNNRLTLLVASDVAARGLDIPDVSHVYNFDIPTHADDYVHRIGRTGRAGRSGTSITLVAPADQKYLSAIDKLTGDGVKWLEVASGGASAPQAEEAEPTERKRGSRRRSSSERGAAPAAEVREAAPEALEPAPKPVAKVPVQDRKPEGPVTAGRPETRPRTERPERPAGRQSRHDRHERDDEPVIGLGDHVPQFLLRPVRAPSS; encoded by the coding sequence ATGACCTTTTCAACGCTCGGGCTCAGCCCAAAGGTGCTCGCTGCCGTTGAGGCAAGCGGTTATACCGTTCCGACGCCGATCCAGGCGGAGGCGATCCCCCATGTTCTGCAGCGCCGCGACGTTCTCGGCATCGCGCAGACCGGTACGGGCAAGACGGCGGGCTTTGTCCTGCCGATGATCACGCTGCTCGAACAGGGTCGGGCCCGGGCGCGCATGCCGCGAACGCTGATCCTTGAGCCGACGCGTGAACTCGCCGCGCAGGTCGAAGAGAACTTCAACAAGTACGGCCAGAACCACAAGCTGAACGTCGCCCTGCTCATCGGCGGCGTTTCCTTCGGTGATCAGGAGAAGAAGCTGGATCGCGGCGTCGACGTGCTGATCGCGACGCCGGGCCGGCTGCTTGATCATTGCGAGCGCGGCAAGCTCCTGACCAGCGGCGTCGAGATTCTCGTCATCGACGAGGCCGACCGCATGCTCGACATGGGCTTCATTCCGGACATTGAGCGCATCGTCAAGCTGCTGCCATTCACGCGCCAGACGCTGTTCTTCTCGGCCACCATGCCGCCGGAGATCCAGCATCTCGCCGATCTGTTCCTGTCGAATCCGGTCCGGATCGAAGTTGCCAAGCCGGCGACGACGGCCAAGACCGTCACGCAGCTCTTCGTTCATACCGGCCGCGAGTCGGCGGACAAGCGCGTGGTTCTGCGCGAGTTGATCCGCGGCGCGACCGACCTCAAGAACGCGATCATCTTCTGCAATCGCAAGCGTGAAGTCGCCGTTCTCGCCCGCTCGCTGGAGAAGCACGGCTTCTCGGTCGGCGCTCTGCATGGCGACATGGACCAGCGCGCCCGCATGGCGACGCTGGATGCCTTCAAGAACAACCGGCTGACCCTGCTCGTCGCGAGCGATGTCGCCGCACGCGGCCTCGACATTCCGGACGTCAGTCACGTCTACAATTTCGACATTCCGACCCATGCGGACGACTATGTCCACCGCATCGGCCGCACCGGACGCGCCGGCCGATCCGGCACTTCGATCACGCTCGTGGCGCCCGCCGACCAGAAATATCTCTCGGCGATCGACAAGCTGACCGGCGACGGTGTGAAGTGGCTGGAAGTCGCCAGCGGTGGCGCCTCGGCGCCACAGGCCGAGGAAGCTGAGCCGACCGAGCGCAAGCGCGGTTCGCGTCGCCGCAGTTCGTCGGAGCGCGGCGCTGCTCCCGCCGCTGAAGTCCGCGAGGCGGCTCCGGAAGCCCTGGAGCCAGCGCCGAAGCCGGTCGCCAAGGTTCCGGTCCAGGACAGGAAGCCCGAAGGTCCGGTCACGGCGGGGCGCCCCGAAACGCGCCCCAGGACTGAGCGGCCCGAGCGCCCTGCCGGCCGCCAGTCCCGGCATGATCGCCATGAGCGCGACGACGAGCCGGTGATCGGCCTCGGCGATCACGTGCCCCAGTTCCTGCTGCGGCCCGTTCGCGCCCCGTCGAGCTAA
- a CDS encoding alpha/beta hydrolase fold domain-containing protein produces MALLLDSRSRGQNSGAVARDLAAKLEQIQSKQQHLVPEGVFDIDASRIWFDEFARLVAQDARPHPMTVSQQVFTGPKGPVRTRVYTPRAHRSVILFAHGGGWVIGSIDTHDHICRWLAAATGSQVISVDYALAPEHPYPAAIQQTAAVMTTVVAEHEGDGRTVFLAGDSAGANVMAMALLSAGPDTAAGLAGFISIYGAYSPQMNLSSHKLYGDGRFGLGETQMRWFWNLYAPHVPPTERHRLTPVGADLSFFPPTLCIGAECDLLLDDTLAFYSSLAHCGVDVALSLWSGMTHGALHFADIVDSVSTSASSIVHYVDERRRSVGDLHPAAPASLVRALQGEPSGRLSSTVMTGEDALTDFGSVRIAPIRSPFLTSRSRSHGAVTHRLATEIIGGTYLPGSILPTEDAASTAFGVSRGAYRESVRTLAAKGLVHSLPKVGTRINERSSWRLLDPDVLAWHLESNCTAAFVRSLFEVRKVVEPSAAALAARRRDEAGLAGMAEAMSRMATHGPADAGWQSAVLDFHERLIACSENDVLAAMWPAIQVTLQWSLALQDSAIPARPGGDPVADHAKVFERIVAQDAEGALQEMAYLIDGALSETLLLISRAPPSAATGEAATRPDPANA; encoded by the coding sequence GCGGCGAAGCTCGAACAGATCCAGTCGAAGCAACAGCATCTCGTTCCCGAGGGCGTCTTCGACATCGACGCCTCTCGGATCTGGTTCGATGAATTCGCGCGTCTCGTCGCACAGGATGCACGACCGCATCCGATGACGGTGTCGCAGCAGGTCTTCACAGGGCCGAAAGGTCCCGTGAGGACACGCGTCTACACGCCCCGCGCCCATCGTTCCGTCATCCTCTTCGCGCATGGCGGCGGCTGGGTCATCGGCAGCATCGACACCCATGACCACATCTGTCGATGGCTCGCGGCCGCTACAGGCAGCCAGGTGATCTCGGTCGATTATGCGCTGGCGCCCGAGCATCCCTACCCGGCGGCCATCCAGCAGACGGCTGCGGTGATGACCACCGTCGTCGCAGAGCATGAGGGCGACGGACGCACAGTCTTCCTCGCCGGCGACTCGGCCGGTGCCAATGTCATGGCCATGGCACTGTTATCCGCCGGTCCCGATACCGCTGCTGGCCTTGCGGGCTTTATCTCGATCTATGGCGCCTATTCCCCGCAGATGAACCTCTCCTCGCACAAGCTCTATGGCGACGGCCGGTTCGGGCTCGGCGAAACGCAAATGCGCTGGTTCTGGAACCTCTATGCCCCGCATGTGCCGCCGACCGAACGACATAGGCTTACGCCTGTCGGCGCAGACTTGAGCTTCTTTCCGCCGACGCTATGCATCGGGGCGGAATGCGACCTACTGCTTGACGATACACTCGCCTTTTATAGCAGCCTCGCCCATTGCGGCGTCGACGTCGCGCTCTCGCTGTGGTCTGGCATGACGCATGGCGCCCTGCATTTCGCCGACATTGTCGATAGTGTCTCGACCTCGGCGAGTTCTATCGTCCACTATGTCGACGAGCGCCGCCGTTCCGTTGGCGATCTGCACCCTGCCGCGCCAGCCAGCCTTGTCCGGGCACTTCAAGGGGAGCCATCAGGACGATTGTCGTCCACGGTCATGACCGGAGAGGATGCGCTGACGGATTTCGGCTCCGTGCGCATCGCGCCGATCCGCAGCCCGTTTCTGACCAGCCGGTCGCGTTCGCATGGCGCGGTCACGCATCGGCTCGCGACCGAGATCATAGGCGGCACCTATCTCCCGGGATCGATCCTGCCGACCGAGGATGCGGCGAGCACTGCCTTCGGCGTTTCTCGCGGTGCCTATCGCGAGTCCGTCCGCACGCTGGCCGCAAAGGGCCTCGTCCATTCGCTGCCGAAGGTCGGGACGCGGATCAACGAGCGCTCGAGCTGGCGGCTGCTCGATCCCGATGTCCTGGCCTGGCACCTTGAATCCAATTGCACGGCCGCCTTCGTGCGCAGCCTCTTCGAGGTTCGCAAGGTCGTCGAGCCGAGCGCCGCAGCGCTGGCCGCCCGGCGACGCGACGAGGCCGGTCTCGCGGGGATGGCGGAAGCCATGTCGCGGATGGCTACGCATGGGCCGGCCGATGCCGGCTGGCAGTCAGCGGTGCTCGATTTTCACGAGCGGTTGATCGCCTGCAGCGAGAACGACGTGCTCGCGGCCATGTGGCCGGCGATCCAAGTCACGCTGCAATGGTCTCTCGCCCTGCAGGACTCGGCCATCCCGGCGCGTCCGGGCGGCGACCCGGTAGCCGATCATGCCAAGGTGTTCGAGCGCATTGTCGCACAGGATGCCGAGGGCGCCCTGCAGGAGATGGCTTATCTGATTGATGGAGCCCTGTCGGAAACGCTACTGCTGATCAGCCGGGCCCCGCCGTCCGCCGCGACCGGGGAGGCCGCCACGCGTCCGGATCCGGCCAACGCATGA
- a CDS encoding ABC-type transport auxiliary lipoprotein family protein, with amino-acid sequence MGQVRTMVTSNSSRFRSLSAVAALLSLFTLSGCVSSLLTAPPPNTYELTGPADLKNVRGGSSAQILVPSPSALKILDSQRIAVTRGALVAYYPNAQYADTLPRVVQARIIEAFEKTKQARAVGRPGEGLSIDYQLLTDIRSFGYQAGATGSAGGTAVVEISSRMMNDRTGRVVAFRVFRAEVPVLADDAPSVVAGLNVALDQVLRELVTWSLGKT; translated from the coding sequence ATGGGACAGGTCCGAACCATGGTCACGTCGAACTCGTCACGCTTCCGCTCCCTATCGGCGGTGGCAGCCCTGCTGAGCCTCTTTACGCTCTCCGGCTGCGTCAGCTCGCTTCTGACCGCGCCGCCGCCCAATACCTATGAGCTGACGGGTCCCGCCGACCTCAAGAATGTGCGGGGCGGCAGTTCGGCGCAGATCCTGGTGCCGTCGCCATCGGCGCTGAAGATACTCGACAGCCAGCGCATCGCCGTGACCCGCGGTGCGCTCGTCGCCTATTATCCGAACGCGCAATATGCCGACACGCTTCCACGGGTCGTTCAGGCGCGGATCATCGAGGCCTTCGAGAAGACCAAGCAGGCTCGAGCCGTCGGCCGTCCAGGCGAGGGGCTGTCGATCGACTATCAACTGCTCACCGACATACGCAGCTTCGGCTATCAAGCGGGCGCAACGGGCTCCGCCGGTGGAACGGCCGTCGTCGAGATATCGTCGCGCATGATGAATGATCGGACCGGCCGCGTCGTGGCGTTCCGTGTGTTCAGAGCGGAGGTGCCGGTCCTGGCGGACGATGCGCCATCGGTCGTGGCCGGCCTCAACGTCGCGCTCGATCAGGTATTGCGCGAACTCGTAACCTGGAGCCTCGGCAAGACCTGA
- a CDS encoding GGDEF domain-containing protein, which produces MSERSDFLRTLGFAESALAHLRRHELPATPRNFEFWYVYAAGFNPPFCHAVNDIIRLRGRIDIDDMQHLHGIFLSQGQLGDRIEEIGDRLTTEISEISASIAATLTETATYGANLAVTIARLSETGSIDEALQTLDRLVEATQKIEAQKIRLDARLIESNAHFEALQSNLESIRYESMSDPLTTLSARRHFDQEIERAVAEAAAIGAPLSLILTDIDHFKSFNDRFGHQTGDHVLRLVAQATKQNIKGLDIACRYGGEEFAIILRQTSEARAIEVGEQIRQAVMGREMVKRSTGENIGHVTVSVGIASHRPDDTSQSLIERADACLYAAKRAGRNRVVAESTPQAALDVA; this is translated from the coding sequence ATGAGCGAGCGCAGCGACTTTCTAAGGACCCTTGGCTTCGCGGAGTCGGCGCTGGCGCATCTCCGTCGTCACGAACTGCCAGCGACACCGCGGAATTTCGAGTTCTGGTATGTCTATGCCGCAGGCTTCAATCCTCCTTTCTGCCACGCCGTGAACGACATCATCCGACTTCGCGGTCGTATCGATATCGACGACATGCAGCATCTGCACGGAATCTTCCTGTCGCAGGGGCAACTTGGCGATCGTATTGAGGAAATCGGCGATCGGCTGACCACGGAAATCAGCGAAATCTCGGCCAGCATCGCCGCGACTCTCACCGAAACGGCGACCTACGGCGCCAATCTCGCCGTTACTATTGCCCGCCTTTCAGAGACCGGATCAATCGATGAGGCGCTCCAGACGCTTGATCGCTTGGTCGAGGCGACGCAGAAGATCGAAGCCCAGAAGATCCGCCTCGACGCGCGCCTGATCGAGTCCAATGCTCATTTCGAGGCCCTGCAGTCGAACCTCGAATCGATCCGCTATGAATCGATGAGCGATCCGCTGACGACTTTATCCGCCCGTCGGCACTTCGATCAGGAAATCGAGCGAGCCGTCGCGGAGGCCGCGGCGATCGGGGCACCTCTGTCCCTGATCCTGACAGACATCGACCATTTCAAATCGTTCAACGACCGTTTCGGACACCAGACCGGTGACCACGTCCTGCGCCTCGTCGCCCAGGCGACCAAGCAGAACATCAAGGGCCTGGACATCGCCTGCCGCTATGGCGGCGAAGAATTCGCGATCATTCTGCGTCAGACGAGCGAGGCGCGGGCTATCGAGGTCGGCGAGCAGATCCGTCAGGCGGTGATGGGGAGGGAAATGGTGAAGCGCTCGACGGGCGAGAACATCGGCCACGTGACCGTTTCGGTCGGCATCGCCTCGCATCGGCCGGACGATACGTCACAAAGCCTCATCGAACGGGCCGACGCCTGCCTTTATGCCGCCAAGCGCGCCGGACGCAACCGGGTTGTCGCCGAGTCGACGCCGCAAGCAGCGCTCGACGTCGCCTGA